The following are from one region of the Paenibacillus protaetiae genome:
- the kapB gene encoding sporulation phosphorelay system protein KapB: MVSGNYAEGNIVTAAVRTGTYIGEITEFYGPRAVVKVLAVLKHPEQGDLHHPYSPDVAIFHERRALAYTEKTTVLQRDLAPYDGPVPDYKTSLAKALDEQLAALQEQAAGGDAELARWAEKSLEQLLTLRSDYKLDR; encoded by the coding sequence ATGGTTAGCGGGAATTATGCGGAAGGAAATATCGTAACTGCAGCGGTTCGCACCGGTACATACATCGGAGAAATCACGGAGTTTTACGGGCCGCGGGCAGTCGTGAAGGTGCTTGCTGTGCTGAAGCATCCGGAGCAGGGGGACCTGCATCATCCGTACAGCCCCGACGTAGCGATTTTCCATGAGCGGCGGGCGCTGGCTTACACGGAAAAAACGACGGTGCTGCAGCGTGATTTGGCTCCCTATGACGGGCCGGTGCCGGATTATAAAACGTCGCTGGCGAAGGCGCTCGACGAGCAGCTCGCTGCGCTGCAGGAGCAGGCCGCCGGCGGGGATGCGGAGCTGGCGCGCTGGGCGGAAAAAAGCTTGGAGCAGCTTCTGACGCTGCGTTCCGATTATAAACTGGACCGTTGA
- a CDS encoding YhgE/Pip domain-containing protein, whose protein sequence is MGRSFANEMMNIIKNKKLLISFIGILLIPIMYSGMLIGAFWDPYGQLSKLPVAVVNEDTGASLEGKTIAAGNDFVNELKQNDEFKWDFVSKEAAESGLRDGRYYLAVEIPADFSKRAATLLDSNPQPASLVYVKNEGANYLAGKIGDSAIEKLKSEVSAKMTKTYAESVFESISQVSDGFQEASDGASQLHDGAEKTKEGANLLQSNIAKLADGSLQLEDGVSKLQTGASQLASGASRLSDGAGALADGLKQLDGAAAQLHSGAADAAKAGGQLAAGLSSAQQGEAELASQAAALADALAAAAAAAGPDGGAAGSTSTPAADGGQPAAGGSAAAEQAAQLQQLAASARALAAGASQLADGGGKLAAGGDALQQGQAKLQQGLEQLSAQLSKAAGSSAQLAQGAAELASGASQVNSGASAAKHGAADLADGSVKLADGSGQLATGAGALADGSSELSEKLGDAAHDSSKVNGTDKLYDMFASPVDVTEQKLTEVPNYGTGFSPYFMALGLFVGALLSTVVLPLRNPAAAPRSGLSWYTGKTGMVVVVAVLQALIADMIMLYGLKLHVQNTGLFIAFSVVSSFTFMMIIQFLVTVMDNPGRFLGVILLILQLTGSAGTYPKELLPEWLQKVGEFLPMTYAIRGYREIISGGDLSRARVQMWTVLLFAIPFMAMLLIYFVLVFRKKYADSSHGGNGGGPALPAAGAEA, encoded by the coding sequence ATGGGAAGATCATTTGCAAATGAAATGATGAACATTATTAAAAACAAAAAGCTGCTGATTTCATTTATCGGCATCTTGCTCATACCGATTATGTACAGCGGCATGCTGATCGGCGCTTTTTGGGATCCGTACGGACAATTAAGCAAGCTGCCTGTTGCGGTTGTTAATGAAGATACGGGCGCAAGCCTTGAAGGCAAAACGATTGCGGCCGGCAATGATTTTGTAAACGAACTGAAGCAAAATGATGAGTTCAAATGGGATTTTGTAAGCAAGGAAGCGGCGGAGAGCGGGCTGCGCGACGGCCGTTATTATTTGGCGGTGGAAATCCCCGCCGATTTCTCGAAGCGAGCGGCAACTTTGCTGGACAGCAATCCGCAGCCGGCTTCGCTTGTTTATGTCAAAAATGAAGGAGCTAACTACTTGGCCGGCAAAATCGGAGATTCCGCCATTGAAAAGCTGAAATCCGAAGTTTCTGCAAAAATGACCAAAACGTATGCCGAATCGGTGTTTGAATCCATCAGCCAAGTGTCGGACGGCTTCCAGGAGGCAAGCGACGGCGCGTCGCAGCTTCATGACGGAGCGGAAAAAACAAAAGAAGGCGCCAATTTGCTGCAAAGCAATATTGCAAAGCTGGCAGACGGGTCTCTGCAACTGGAGGATGGCGTCTCCAAGCTGCAAACGGGCGCATCGCAGCTTGCTTCCGGCGCAAGCCGCTTGTCCGACGGCGCAGGAGCGCTTGCGGACGGCTTGAAGCAGCTGGATGGCGCAGCCGCCCAGCTGCACAGCGGCGCGGCCGACGCCGCGAAAGCCGGCGGGCAGCTTGCCGCCGGCCTCAGCTCGGCCCAGCAAGGCGAAGCCGAGCTGGCAAGCCAAGCGGCAGCGCTCGCTGACGCGCTGGCCGCTGCAGCAGCGGCTGCCGGGCCGGACGGCGGGGCAGCCGGCAGCACGAGCACGCCGGCGGCGGACGGCGGGCAGCCTGCCGCCGGAGGCAGCGCAGCTGCGGAGCAAGCCGCGCAGCTGCAGCAGCTGGCGGCTTCCGCCCGCGCACTTGCGGCGGGCGCCAGCCAGCTTGCAGACGGCGGCGGCAAGCTGGCCGCCGGAGGCGACGCGCTGCAGCAAGGCCAGGCTAAGCTGCAGCAAGGGCTGGAACAGCTGTCTGCGCAGCTGTCGAAAGCAGCGGGCAGCAGCGCGCAGCTGGCGCAAGGAGCCGCCGAGCTGGCCAGCGGCGCTTCGCAAGTGAACAGCGGCGCGTCTGCGGCGAAGCATGGCGCGGCTGATTTGGCCGACGGGTCCGTCAAGCTGGCGGACGGGTCGGGACAGCTGGCTACCGGCGCCGGCGCGCTGGCGGACGGCTCGTCGGAGCTGTCCGAGAAGCTGGGCGATGCCGCGCATGATTCCAGCAAAGTGAACGGAACCGACAAGCTGTACGATATGTTTGCATCTCCAGTGGATGTTACGGAACAGAAGCTGACTGAGGTGCCGAACTACGGTACCGGATTTTCTCCTTATTTTATGGCTCTTGGCTTATTTGTCGGCGCGCTGCTTTCCACCGTTGTGCTGCCGCTCCGCAATCCGGCGGCGGCGCCGCGGTCCGGCCTCAGCTGGTATACCGGCAAAACCGGCATGGTTGTGGTCGTGGCCGTGCTTCAGGCGCTTATTGCCGATATGATCATGCTGTACGGCTTGAAGCTTCATGTGCAAAACACCGGCTTGTTTATTGCGTTTAGCGTTGTATCCAGCTTTACGTTTATGATGATTATTCAGTTCCTTGTTACAGTGATGGATAATCCCGGCCGGTTTCTCGGTGTTATTTTGCTTATTTTGCAGCTGACAGGCAGCGCAGGGACGTATCCGAAGGAGCTGCTGCCGGAATGGCTGCAGAAGGTCGGGGAGTTTTTGCCGATGACCTATGCGATCCGCGGCTACCGCGAAATTATTTCCGGCGGCGATTTAAGCCGCGCGCGTGTCCAGATGTGGACGGTGCTGCTGTTTGCCATTCCGTTTATGGCGATGCTGCTCATCTATTTTGTGCTTGTATTCCGCAAAAAATATGCGGACAGCAGCCATGGTGGCAATGGCGGCGGACCGGCGCTTCCGGCCGCCGGTGCGGAAGCCTAA
- a CDS encoding C40 family peptidase, whose amino-acid sequence MMKRKAITLGLAATLLLSTAAAAIPAEAASQTAKVVYGVNFRTAPSSSASVIRMLKKGETLTIIDKVNSSWYQAVDQNGATGYLSTSSQYTAITSSPASSSGTTATIKKSVSFRTGPSTSSSVMRYLKAGEVVQVLSQPNSYWYQIADSSGKTGYVSTQAQYITLGGTLGNSSGSGNGSSSSGNGSSGGSATASAKAEAVIAAGMKYLGTPYEYGSSRSNTATFDCSDFVRQSFIDALGLTLPADSASQGAYVKSKGHAVTDWHQLKRGDLMFFGDYKGTSKSSYANVNKATAKVSHDGIYLGDGKILHTYSVESGGVTISSIAGTHWEYRFLYGGSPL is encoded by the coding sequence ATGATGAAGCGAAAGGCGATTACGCTTGGACTTGCGGCAACGCTTTTGTTAAGCACAGCGGCTGCGGCTATTCCGGCGGAGGCGGCATCTCAGACGGCTAAAGTGGTCTATGGAGTTAATTTCCGCACAGCACCATCCTCATCGGCATCCGTAATCCGCATGCTGAAAAAAGGGGAAACATTAACGATTATTGATAAGGTGAACAGCTCCTGGTATCAGGCTGTTGATCAGAACGGGGCAACAGGCTATCTGTCCACTTCGTCCCAATATACGGCGATTACGTCCAGCCCGGCTTCTTCTTCCGGGACGACGGCAACGATTAAAAAATCGGTTTCATTCCGGACAGGCCCTTCCACTTCAAGCTCCGTAATGCGTTATTTGAAGGCGGGCGAGGTGGTACAAGTATTATCGCAGCCGAACAGCTATTGGTACCAAATTGCCGACAGCAGCGGCAAGACGGGTTATGTAAGCACTCAAGCGCAATACATAACGCTCGGCGGGACGCTTGGAAACAGTTCCGGAAGCGGCAACGGCTCAAGCAGCAGCGGCAATGGAAGCAGCGGCGGCAGCGCGACCGCAAGCGCCAAAGCGGAAGCGGTCATTGCGGCTGGCATGAAATATTTGGGTACGCCTTATGAATACGGTTCGAGCCGGAGCAATACGGCGACATTTGACTGCTCCGATTTTGTGCGGCAGTCGTTTATCGACGCGCTTGGCCTTACGCTGCCTGCCGATTCGGCATCCCAAGGCGCTTATGTGAAAAGCAAAGGCCACGCCGTAACGGACTGGCATCAGCTGAAACGCGGCGACCTGATGTTTTTTGGCGATTACAAAGGCACAAGCAAATCGAGTTACGCGAACGTCAATAAAGCGACGGCCAAAGTGTCGCATGACGGCATCTATTTGGGAGACGGCAAAATACTGCATACGTATTCCGTCGAAAGCGGCGGCGTTACGATTAGCAGCATCGCCGGAACCCATTGGGAATACCGCTTCCTGTACGGCGGAAGCCCTTTGTAA
- a CDS encoding stalk domain-containing protein, producing MKLYKKVNKLYKKFSKLPAWFTVVSILASLVLFPNINIAKANELTDLQSVSATETKTANVYSIVAVGDSVTAGYEHGFTAQSVPYGYVERVYEQALFHGLRAGYANYALLGLKTEGLANQLEAAADGTAVTADDIQPKLSDPRAQQIAASTAQLGEALKTAQLVVLTIGGNDFLPIMESLQNGGGHDEQAAATLAAGLEDYKTQLARALASITKLNPDAKIEIADQYLPVPAPVQIGNTTVALFPEDARQFLLGAAKELREALDSVTAGLQQNGYNVSVVPVAAAFEGHELQYTSIAAKDIHPTQAGYDAMGKAFANAIWGDYRTLSPQSAQAPIAVVVNGKQLITPYPPDLKENRTFVAMRDITDALGAKLDWNNANQTATVQLNGNEVEFKIGSSTVLVNGKATTLNAPAPYLRTIGKESKTYLPLAALSEGLGLQTVYRSTLQAAFINS from the coding sequence ATGAAATTGTACAAAAAAGTGAACAAATTGTACAAAAAATTCAGTAAGCTTCCCGCCTGGTTTACAGTCGTTTCCATCCTCGCTTCTTTGGTCTTATTTCCGAACATTAATATTGCAAAAGCAAATGAACTTACGGATTTACAAAGTGTAAGCGCTACAGAAACGAAAACGGCAAATGTTTATTCTATTGTTGCTGTCGGAGACTCGGTGACAGCCGGTTACGAACATGGCTTTACGGCACAGTCCGTTCCGTACGGATATGTAGAGCGTGTCTATGAGCAGGCTTTATTCCATGGCCTAAGAGCCGGCTACGCCAATTACGCGCTGCTTGGCCTGAAAACGGAAGGCCTTGCGAACCAGCTGGAAGCTGCTGCTGACGGGACAGCCGTTACAGCGGATGATATTCAGCCCAAGCTGTCCGACCCGCGGGCGCAGCAAATCGCTGCAAGCACAGCCCAGCTCGGGGAAGCTTTAAAAACCGCCCAGCTCGTCGTCTTGACTATCGGAGGCAATGACTTTCTGCCGATTATGGAATCGCTGCAAAACGGCGGCGGCCATGACGAGCAGGCAGCCGCAACGCTGGCGGCCGGGCTGGAAGATTACAAAACGCAGCTTGCGCGCGCGCTGGCCAGCATAACAAAACTGAACCCGGATGCCAAAATCGAAATTGCCGATCAATATTTGCCGGTTCCGGCACCGGTTCAAATCGGCAATACGACGGTTGCTTTATTCCCGGAAGATGCACGCCAGTTTCTGCTTGGAGCAGCCAAAGAGCTGAGAGAAGCCCTCGATTCCGTTACAGCCGGCCTGCAGCAGAACGGATACAACGTTTCGGTTGTGCCGGTCGCTGCAGCTTTTGAAGGGCATGAGCTGCAGTACACCTCCATTGCCGCTAAAGACATTCATCCGACCCAGGCGGGTTATGATGCAATGGGCAAAGCATTTGCCAACGCAATATGGGGCGATTACCGGACGTTGTCGCCGCAATCCGCGCAAGCCCCGATTGCCGTGGTCGTCAACGGGAAACAGCTGATTACGCCATATCCGCCGGACTTAAAGGAAAACCGCACCTTTGTTGCGATGCGCGACATTACGGACGCCCTCGGAGCCAAGCTGGACTGGAATAATGCCAATCAGACCGCTACCGTCCAATTAAACGGTAACGAAGTCGAGTTCAAGATCGGTTCCTCAACGGTGCTCGTAAACGGCAAAGCAACAACCCTTAACGCTCCGGCGCCATACTTGCGCACCATTGGAAAAGAAAGCAAAACTTATTTGCCGCTGGCCGCTTTATCCGAAGGCCTCGGGCTGCAAACGGTATACCGCAGCACGCTGCAGGCGGCTTTCATCAATTCATAA
- a CDS encoding cation diffusion facilitator family transporter has product MNPYDEIKRGEKGAWVSISAYLVLSALKLIAGYWFASGALVADGYNNLTDIVASLAVLIGLRISQKPPDKDHRYGHFRAETIAALIASFIMAMVGIQVLISTIQKLIAGNEETPNVLSAVVALFSAVCMGGVYIYNSRLAKRIQNAALQAAAKDNLSDALVSIGAAIGIFGSQLGLPWLDPVAALFVGAIICKTAWEIFYSSTHALTDGFDESELMTLRQTIVDTNGVKLIKDMKARVHGSQVLLDVIVQVDPMLTLVESHTISDEIERRMKQKHNIMSVHVHVEPLAAADTNAARPAGK; this is encoded by the coding sequence TTGAATCCATACGATGAAATTAAACGAGGGGAAAAGGGAGCCTGGGTCAGCATATCGGCTTATTTGGTTTTATCTGCGCTTAAGCTGATCGCCGGCTACTGGTTTGCTTCAGGCGCGCTTGTGGCGGACGGCTATAACAACTTGACCGACATCGTCGCGTCGCTTGCCGTCCTGATTGGGCTGCGCATTTCGCAAAAGCCGCCTGACAAGGACCACCGGTACGGCCATTTCCGTGCGGAGACGATAGCGGCGCTGATCGCCTCTTTTATTATGGCGATGGTCGGCATTCAAGTGCTGATCAGCACGATCCAGAAGCTGATCGCCGGGAACGAAGAAACGCCTAATGTGCTGTCGGCCGTCGTTGCATTGTTTTCGGCGGTTTGTATGGGCGGTGTATATATTTACAACAGCAGGCTGGCTAAACGCATCCAGAACGCCGCTCTTCAAGCAGCGGCGAAAGACAATTTATCGGACGCTCTGGTCAGCATCGGAGCGGCGATCGGCATATTTGGATCGCAGCTTGGCCTTCCGTGGCTGGACCCGGTTGCCGCGCTGTTTGTCGGAGCGATCATATGCAAGACGGCATGGGAAATCTTTTATAGCTCCACACATGCGCTCACCGACGGCTTTGACGAATCGGAGCTGATGACGCTGCGCCAGACGATTGTGGATACAAACGGCGTCAAGCTGATCAAAGACATGAAAGCCCGTGTGCACGGCAGCCAGGTGCTGCTTGATGTAATTGTCCAGGTCGACCCGATGCTTACGCTGGTTGAAAGCCATACCATCAGTGACGAGATTGAGCGGAGAATGAAGCAGAAGCATAATATTATGAGTGTCCATGTCCATGTGGAACCGCTTGCTGCTGCTGATACGAATGCCGCTCGGCCTGCTGGTAAGTAA
- a CDS encoding TetR/AcrR family transcriptional regulator translates to MQESGAIDRKAQIIEAASRSFEMFGYKATTMEQVAKIAGVGKGTIYTFFATKEELFGAIIDTLKRELRQVAESSIDHDRPFFDNLANVLDGVLQYRDQHALFVKLSQEVREIGTPMAKEGLRTLELGIVDYIEKEVKAAADKSEIAAGNTLMTAYAMLKLFLALSTDWNERYEPLTREQITDYFSQLFRRGLDAAR, encoded by the coding sequence ATGCAGGAAAGCGGTGCGATTGATCGCAAGGCGCAAATTATTGAAGCGGCCAGCCGGTCCTTCGAGATGTTTGGCTATAAGGCGACTACAATGGAACAGGTAGCCAAAATCGCAGGTGTGGGCAAAGGAACGATCTACACTTTTTTTGCGACAAAAGAAGAACTGTTCGGTGCGATCATTGATACGCTGAAGCGTGAGCTGCGGCAAGTGGCGGAAAGCTCCATTGATCATGACCGGCCGTTTTTCGATAATTTGGCGAATGTGCTGGACGGTGTGCTGCAATACCGCGACCAGCATGCCTTATTCGTGAAGCTGTCGCAGGAAGTGCGGGAGATCGGGACGCCAATGGCGAAGGAAGGGCTCCGGACGCTGGAGCTTGGAATTGTGGATTACATTGAAAAGGAAGTTAAAGCAGCTGCGGACAAATCGGAAATTGCAGCGGGCAACACGCTTATGACGGCCTACGCCATGTTGAAGCTGTTTTTGGCTTTGTCTACAGACTGGAACGAACGTTATGAGCCGCTGACGCGAGAGCAAATCACCGATTATTTCTCGCAGCTGTTTCGAAGAGGGCTGGACGCCGCAAGGTAG
- a CDS encoding MGDG synthase family glycosyltransferase, with translation MRKKRVLLLSEGFGSGHTQAAYALAASLRQLHPGVTTRVFELGNFLNPRIGPLIVSAYRKTVSKQPKMVGLMYRSNYEKSLNRFTQLALHRMFYTHTSQVIDQLRPDLIICTHPVPNAVVGRLKRLGMENTPLYTVITDYDAHGAWINQEVDKYLVSTPIVQKKLQERGVPASRIEVTGIPVHPEFWSTGNKQEALKHFGLKDMPTVLVMGGGWGLMDEDDEMLEYMSKWRDGIQFIYCVGSNEKARESMLANPAYQHENVRIIGFTREISKLMDIADILITKPGGMTCTEGMTKGIPMLFYHPIPGQEEENCQFFVRHGFGEVLDSKATASKWFARIMNPEEAEQFRRRMLAKRNQYYDPLGCTKAVLQFMQ, from the coding sequence ATGCGTAAAAAAAGAGTACTGCTGCTCTCCGAAGGTTTCGGATCTGGACATACCCAAGCAGCTTATGCCCTTGCAGCCAGTCTTCGCCAACTTCATCCCGGCGTAACGACCCGCGTATTTGAGCTTGGTAATTTTCTTAACCCAAGGATAGGTCCGTTAATCGTATCCGCCTATCGCAAAACGGTCAGCAAACAGCCTAAAATGGTTGGGCTCATGTACCGCAGCAACTATGAAAAATCGCTCAATCGGTTTACGCAGCTTGCGCTTCACCGAATGTTCTATACCCATACTTCCCAGGTCATTGATCAATTAAGGCCTGACCTTATTATCTGCACCCATCCCGTACCAAATGCGGTGGTCGGCAGACTGAAGCGGCTTGGCATGGAAAATACGCCGCTGTATACCGTGATTACCGATTATGATGCGCATGGCGCGTGGATCAATCAGGAAGTGGACAAATATTTGGTGTCCACCCCTATAGTCCAGAAGAAGCTTCAGGAGCGCGGCGTTCCCGCTTCCCGCATCGAAGTGACCGGCATTCCCGTTCATCCGGAGTTTTGGAGTACGGGCAACAAGCAGGAGGCTTTGAAGCATTTTGGCTTAAAGGATATGCCCACCGTGCTCGTTATGGGCGGCGGCTGGGGGCTGATGGACGAAGATGATGAGATGCTGGAGTACATGTCCAAATGGCGTGACGGCATCCAGTTTATTTATTGTGTCGGTTCCAATGAGAAAGCCCGGGAAAGCATGCTCGCCAATCCCGCTTACCAGCATGAGAACGTTCGGATTATCGGGTTTACGCGGGAGATCAGCAAGCTGATGGATATCGCAGATATTCTCATTACGAAGCCGGGCGGCATGACCTGTACGGAAGGGATGACCAAAGGCATTCCGATGCTGTTTTACCATCCGATTCCTGGCCAGGAGGAAGAAAACTGCCAGTTTTTTGTCCGCCACGGATTTGGCGAAGTGCTCGATTCCAAAGCAACCGCTTCCAAATGGTTTGCAAGAATTATGAATCCGGAAGAAGCCGAGCAATTCCGCCGCCGGATGCTTGCCAAACGCAACCAGTATTACGATCCGCTGGGCTGCACGAAAGCCGTCCTGCAATTTATGCAGTGA